One part of the Tunicatimonas pelagia genome encodes these proteins:
- a CDS encoding nucleoside hydrolase — MKYRLRSKNTFFWVVLFCLTYFNCLTAIGQSPTRIVLDADTGNEVDDLYAIARALVEPSWNIVALNATHWQTSHWAEPNTMENSHRLNQLLLGYFDVSVPTRRGGVARMYDWGDLAQHSAAAYEIIKQAKATPTGEKLTVVALGALTNVASAIYIDPSIEPRIKLYWLGSSYDFENNILKRVDFNAMMDAQALEILLTSEIDMNVIPVNVASAMKFTFAEVEEKLSGTHQLGSFLVDRWYQHLDGSRKERTIWDLALIEAIIHPEWAETVEVTTSRDSGNRKINYYRSIDAEQMKKNFYTTLLGYFEQ; from the coding sequence ATGAAATACCGATTACGCTCTAAGAATACTTTTTTCTGGGTAGTCCTTTTTTGCCTCACCTACTTTAACTGCCTAACCGCAATAGGTCAGTCTCCCACCCGCATTGTGCTAGATGCTGATACGGGTAACGAAGTAGATGATCTGTACGCTATTGCCCGGGCTTTGGTAGAACCCTCGTGGAATATTGTTGCACTGAATGCCACTCATTGGCAAACTAGCCACTGGGCCGAACCTAATACAATGGAAAATAGCCATCGGCTCAACCAATTGTTACTAGGATATTTTGACGTTTCTGTACCTACTCGTCGGGGCGGAGTGGCACGGATGTACGACTGGGGTGATCTAGCTCAGCACTCAGCCGCTGCCTACGAGATTATTAAGCAGGCAAAGGCTACCCCTACCGGCGAGAAGCTAACTGTAGTAGCATTAGGTGCGCTCACCAATGTGGCTTCGGCCATTTACATCGATCCTTCCATAGAACCACGTATCAAACTTTACTGGCTAGGTAGTAGCTACGATTTTGAAAATAATATCCTGAAGCGAGTAGATTTTAATGCTATGATGGATGCCCAGGCACTGGAGATTTTACTTACTTCAGAAATAGATATGAATGTTATTCCGGTAAATGTGGCTTCGGCCATGAAGTTTACCTTTGCGGAGGTAGAAGAGAAGTTATCGGGCACGCATCAATTGGGTAGTTTTTTAGTAGACCGTTGGTACCAACATTTAGATGGCAGCCGAAAAGAGCGCACCATCTGGGACTTAGCCCTGATTGAAGCTATTATTCATCCCGAGTGGGCGGAAACCGTAGAAGTAACCACCTCTCGCGATAGTGGCAACCGAAAGATTAACTATTATCGCTCTATTGACGCTGAACAGATGAAGAAGAATTTTTATACTACGTTGCTCGGTTATTTTGAGCAGTGA
- a CDS encoding SDR family NAD(P)-dependent oxidoreductase, which translates to MTKLANKIALVTGGSRGLGKDQALRLAEYGSDVIITYRSNEDAAKEVINAIERQGQKAVALPLDVANIKSFDAFFAQVKEQLNERWNRDNFDFLVNNAGVNAHGMIGQVDEETFDTLNNTHFKGAYFLTQKALPLLADGGRIINISTGLARFSLPGYSAYAAMKGAMETFTRYLAKELGSRQITANVVAPGAIATDFNRGDFEAMPQMKEIIASQTALGRVGEAEDIGGVVAFLCTEDARWVNAQRIEASGGMFL; encoded by the coding sequence ATGACAAAGTTAGCAAACAAAATCGCACTAGTAACCGGCGGAAGCCGAGGTTTAGGAAAAGATCAAGCACTGCGTTTAGCCGAGTACGGCAGCGACGTAATCATCACCTACCGTAGCAATGAAGATGCGGCGAAGGAAGTAATAAACGCTATTGAGCGGCAAGGGCAAAAGGCGGTAGCCTTACCACTGGACGTGGCAAATATCAAATCATTTGACGCTTTCTTCGCTCAGGTAAAAGAACAGCTAAACGAACGCTGGAACCGGGATAATTTCGACTTTTTGGTAAACAATGCTGGGGTAAACGCTCACGGAATGATTGGTCAGGTAGATGAAGAGACCTTTGATACCCTGAACAATACGCATTTCAAAGGAGCGTACTTTCTTACCCAGAAAGCGTTGCCTCTGCTCGCCGACGGCGGACGAATCATCAATATCTCTACCGGATTAGCCCGCTTCTCTCTTCCCGGGTACAGTGCTTACGCTGCCATGAAGGGAGCCATGGAAACCTTCACTCGCTACTTAGCAAAAGAGTTAGGCAGCCGACAAATCACGGCCAACGTTGTAGCCCCCGGAGCCATTGCGACTGATTTTAACCGAGGCGACTTTGAAGCGATGCCTCAAATGAAAGAAATCATTGCGTCGCAAACTGCCCTCGGGCGAGTAGGCGAAGCCGAAGATATTGGGGGAGTAGTTGCCTTCCTATGTACTGAGGATGCCCGCTGGGTAAATGCCCAACGCATTGAAGCTTCCGGTGGAATGTTTTTATAA
- a CDS encoding helix-turn-helix domain-containing protein, producing the protein MSTPIIVHDRLQDLFNNLGIPIEQDAEFTVHRLENVHGEVRQSPTFRANYYSFVFLESGHSQYTLDGQQFQAKPRTVYFTNPGHLKSFYLQEKCTGYLVTLSEKFLKQNVHTDVFEDFPFLLAETVPPGYLDADTFGEYQKMVRQIADEYEGNTRYRYRIIGNLFVVLLLKIKDRFWKDYNPLQESDRGSMIVQTFKQDLEKSYRNLANLKALPNVQDYAEHQQLHPNYFSTVIKNKTGKSVNTWINEKTLVEAQALLNNKSMSVKEVAYQLKFSEPTHFSKFFKKHTKKTPNTYRQSLAS; encoded by the coding sequence ATGAGCACTCCAATTATTGTTCACGACCGACTTCAGGATTTATTCAATAATCTGGGCATCCCAATTGAGCAGGACGCCGAGTTTACCGTGCATCGGTTAGAAAATGTGCATGGCGAGGTACGGCAGTCACCGACGTTTAGGGCTAATTATTATTCCTTTGTTTTTTTAGAGAGCGGTCACAGTCAGTATACATTGGATGGTCAGCAGTTTCAGGCCAAGCCACGCACGGTGTATTTTACCAACCCCGGCCACCTAAAATCATTCTATCTTCAAGAAAAGTGCACCGGATACCTGGTCACACTATCGGAGAAGTTTCTCAAGCAAAACGTTCATACTGATGTTTTTGAAGATTTTCCGTTTCTACTAGCCGAAACCGTTCCACCGGGCTATCTGGACGCAGATACCTTTGGTGAGTACCAAAAAATGGTTAGGCAAATTGCTGATGAGTACGAAGGAAACACCCGCTATCGGTACCGCATCATTGGTAACTTGTTCGTAGTGCTGCTACTGAAAATCAAAGATCGGTTTTGGAAAGACTATAATCCGTTGCAAGAATCAGATCGGGGATCGATGATTGTACAGACCTTTAAGCAGGATCTGGAGAAATCGTACCGCAACCTGGCGAACCTCAAGGCACTGCCCAATGTGCAGGACTACGCTGAGCATCAGCAGTTGCACCCTAATTACTTTAGTACCGTCATCAAAAACAAAACTGGAAAGTCGGTGAATACCTGGATTAATGAAAAAACGCTGGTGGAAGCCCAGGCTTTGTTGAATAATAAATCGATGTCGGTGAAAGAAGTCGCTTACCAACTAAAGTTTTCGGAACCTACGCATTTCAGCAAATTTTTTAAGAAACACACCAAGAAAACTCCCAATACTTATCGTCAATCGCTAGCATCTTAG
- a CDS encoding NAD(P)/FAD-dependent oxidoreductase: protein MYDNNQFEVIIIGGSYAGLSAAMTLGRSLRKTLVIDSEKPCNRFTPYAHNFITQDGKKPGEISTLARQQVEKYDTVTFLSDLATQGAKTEHGFEIQTNSGQTFGAQKLLFATGVRDVLPDIDGFTECWGKTVIHCPYCHGYEVKGKKTGIFVNDESVFDFYKIISNWTDSITVFTNGEATFEQAELREHKISIIETPIEHLEHEGGLLKKVVLKNGQTYVLDALYFRPPFVQHCEIPQQLGCAINESGHIEVDGFQKTSLPGVFAAGDCTTPFRSLATASAQGSVAGAMLNHELIRGGVDKTNGHE, encoded by the coding sequence ATGTATGACAATAATCAATTTGAAGTCATCATTATCGGCGGTAGCTACGCCGGACTTTCCGCTGCAATGACACTAGGGCGCTCACTAAGAAAAACATTGGTTATTGACAGTGAAAAGCCTTGTAATCGGTTCACTCCTTACGCTCATAATTTTATAACCCAAGACGGAAAGAAGCCAGGCGAGATTTCTACACTAGCGCGTCAGCAGGTAGAAAAATATGATACGGTAACTTTCCTTAGCGACTTGGCTACCCAGGGAGCTAAAACTGAGCACGGCTTCGAGATTCAAACAAACTCGGGACAAACCTTTGGTGCCCAGAAATTACTCTTCGCTACCGGAGTTAGAGATGTTTTGCCTGATATTGATGGCTTTACCGAGTGTTGGGGCAAAACCGTTATTCATTGTCCCTACTGTCACGGATATGAAGTGAAAGGTAAGAAAACCGGGATTTTTGTAAACGATGAGTCGGTCTTTGATTTTTACAAGATTATTTCCAATTGGACAGATAGTATCACAGTCTTCACCAACGGAGAGGCTACTTTTGAGCAGGCTGAACTCCGAGAACATAAAATTTCAATTATTGAGACCCCAATTGAGCATCTTGAGCATGAAGGAGGCCTTTTAAAGAAAGTAGTTTTAAAAAATGGACAAACCTACGTGCTAGACGCGCTTTACTTTCGCCCACCATTCGTTCAGCACTGCGAAATACCGCAACAGCTAGGATGTGCCATAAATGAGAGCGGGCACATAGAAGTTGACGGTTTTCAAAAGACAAGTCTTCCTGGAGTATTTGCCGCTGGCGACTGTACTACTCCGTTCCGTAGTCTTGCTACTGCTTCGGCTCAAGGGAGTGTAGCAGGAGCGATGCTGAATCACGAGTTGATCAGAGGTGGTGTAGACAAAACCAACGGCCACGAATAA
- the nth gene encoding endonuclease III, with translation MNKKERFQEFISYFATHQPEAETELTYNNPYELLVAVILSAQCTDKRVNMVTPALFEQFPTPEHLAASHFDELFPYIKSISYPNNKTKHLLGMAKMLIEDFDSEVPSDIKELQKLPGVGRKTANVISSVIFNQPAMAVDTHVFRVSKRLGLVTQTAKTPLEVEKQLIRHIPEEHVANAHHWLILHGRYVCLARKPKCEQCELTHFCRYFEKREVE, from the coding sequence ATGAATAAGAAAGAGCGGTTTCAGGAATTTATCTCTTATTTCGCAACCCATCAGCCTGAAGCAGAGACTGAGCTAACCTACAATAATCCTTACGAATTACTGGTAGCGGTTATTCTGAGTGCTCAGTGTACTGATAAGCGGGTGAATATGGTTACTCCCGCGTTATTTGAGCAATTTCCTACTCCCGAACATTTAGCAGCTAGTCATTTCGACGAGCTTTTTCCCTACATTAAAAGTATCTCCTACCCCAATAACAAAACCAAGCATTTGCTCGGAATGGCTAAGATGCTAATTGAGGATTTTGACTCAGAAGTGCCTAGTGATATCAAAGAACTACAAAAACTGCCAGGAGTAGGCCGGAAGACGGCTAATGTGATCTCTTCGGTTATTTTCAATCAACCGGCTATGGCGGTAGATACCCATGTATTTCGAGTCTCTAAGCGGTTGGGGTTGGTAACCCAGACGGCCAAAACCCCTTTGGAAGTAGAAAAGCAGCTCATCCGTCACATTCCCGAAGAACACGTGGCTAATGCTCACCACTGGCTCATCTTACACGGGCGCTACGTCTGCCTCGCCCGAAAACCCAAGTGTGAACAGTGTGAATTAACTCATTTTTGTCGTTACTTCGAGAAGAGAGAAGTAGAGTAA
- a CDS encoding RNA polymerase sigma factor, producing MKKYAVSDSKLVSLYKQGHEAAFEQLVNRHKAKIFTAIYMIVKDECIAEDILQETFIKVVNTIKSGRYNEEGKFLPWVMRIAHNLSIDHFRKTRRYPTIVVEDGSNVFNTLDFSEDSAESIQIKKDTHTLLRQLIKELPEAQRQVLTMRHYMDMSFKEIADATGVSINTALGRMRYALINLRKKMQKHNIAYDPNIYPR from the coding sequence ATGAAGAAGTACGCAGTAAGCGACAGTAAACTAGTGTCTCTGTACAAGCAAGGGCACGAGGCAGCATTTGAGCAATTGGTCAATCGGCACAAAGCCAAAATTTTCACCGCGATTTACATGATCGTGAAAGATGAATGCATTGCAGAAGATATTTTGCAAGAAACGTTCATTAAGGTTGTAAACACCATTAAATCGGGACGGTACAACGAAGAGGGTAAATTTCTGCCTTGGGTAATGCGAATTGCTCATAATCTTTCTATTGATCATTTCCGCAAAACCCGGCGTTATCCGACGATTGTGGTAGAAGATGGCAGTAATGTTTTCAACACGTTAGATTTTTCTGAAGATTCTGCCGAATCGATTCAAATAAAAAAGGATACACATACGTTATTAAGGCAATTGATTAAAGAATTGCCCGAGGCACAGCGACAAGTTTTGACCATGCGCCACTATATGGACATGAGTTTCAAAGAAATTGCCGATGCCACTGGGGTTAGTATTAACACGGCACTGGGCCGTATGCGCTACGCTCTCATTAATTTGAGAAAGAAGATGCAAAAACATAATATCGCCTATGATCCAAACATTTACCCTAGATGA
- the uvrA gene encoding excinuclease ABC subunit UvrA: protein MNTAQPASIDSLDPKQFIIIKGAKVNNLKGVDVAIPRNKLVVVTGLSGSGKSSLAFDTLFAEGQRMYVESLSSYARQFLGRMEKPEVEYIKGVSPAIAIEQKVNTRNPRSTVGTTTEIYDYLKLLYARVGKTYSPTSGELVSRDTVTSVVDFIFRQDEGTRLMVLCPLILHQERLLAEELNVLLQKGFTRIKVNDDVLFIEEILEGEPDASAEYRILIDRASVQPDDEDLQFRLADSVQTAFFEGEGICEVEVVTPESNELHRFSDKFERDGIVFEEPSVNLFTFNNPYGACRTCEGFGKVLGIDEDLVIPDKSLSVYEGAIAPWRSHSMKKWADPLLKNGIRFDFPIHRPYIDLTDEQKKVLWTGNKYFKGLDKFFQYLQSKTHKIQYRVMLSRYRGRTVCPECKGTRLREDASYVKISGTSINELVLMPIRKLITFFQEISLDKHEEKIANRITKEIRSRLEYLDKVGLGYLTLNRLTSTLSGGEYQRIKLATSLGSALVGSMYILDEPSIGLHPRDTSRLVEVLKTLRNLGNTVIVVEHEEEVMRAADQIIDIGPDAGRHGGELVFQGSLTELQKMNGSANTHTARYLSGVEAIPVPKKRRTFKHQIEIKGARENNLKHIDVAIPLGVLTVVTGVSGSGKSTLIKSILYPALGKIFGTVNETTGKFDRLEGDLKKVTQLEFVDQNPIGKSSRSNPVTYVKAYDQIRQLYADQPLAKQRGYKPAYFSFNVDGGRCENCQGEGEVTVEMQFMADIHLTCEVCKGKRFKKEILEVTYQGKDIAEVLELTVDESVNFFAGQNGLINKLQPLQDVGLGYIRLGQSSNSLSGGEAQRVKLASFLGKGNNSRNGQSEHLLFIFDEPTTGLHFHDIRKLMDAINALIEQGNSVVIIEHNMEVIKCADWIIDLGPEGGEQGGNVTFAGRPEEMITLKDNHTARYLQEKF, encoded by the coding sequence ATGAATACTGCCCAACCAGCCTCCATTGATAGTTTAGATCCCAAGCAGTTTATCATTATTAAGGGAGCGAAAGTCAATAACCTGAAAGGGGTTGATGTAGCTATTCCTCGCAACAAGTTGGTAGTGGTTACCGGGTTGTCGGGTTCCGGGAAATCTTCTTTAGCGTTTGATACGCTATTTGCTGAAGGGCAGCGCATGTACGTAGAAAGTCTGAGCTCGTACGCTCGCCAGTTTTTGGGCCGGATGGAAAAGCCAGAAGTGGAGTACATTAAAGGCGTCTCTCCCGCCATTGCCATTGAGCAAAAAGTAAATACCCGTAATCCGCGCTCTACCGTAGGCACTACTACCGAAATCTACGACTACTTGAAACTGCTCTACGCCCGCGTAGGCAAAACCTACTCTCCGACCAGCGGGGAGCTAGTTAGTCGCGATACCGTGACCAGTGTGGTAGATTTTATCTTTCGGCAGGATGAAGGCACTCGTCTGATGGTGCTCTGCCCGCTAATACTGCATCAGGAGCGATTATTAGCCGAAGAGCTGAATGTGTTATTGCAAAAAGGGTTTACTCGAATAAAAGTAAACGATGATGTTCTTTTCATCGAAGAGATTTTGGAAGGCGAACCCGATGCCTCGGCTGAGTACCGTATTCTAATTGATCGGGCTTCGGTGCAGCCGGATGATGAAGACTTGCAGTTCCGGTTGGCTGACTCGGTACAAACGGCTTTCTTTGAAGGCGAGGGAATTTGTGAGGTTGAAGTGGTTACACCGGAAAGTAACGAACTGCACCGCTTTTCGGATAAGTTTGAGCGAGACGGAATTGTTTTTGAAGAGCCGAGCGTTAATTTGTTTACCTTTAACAATCCATACGGAGCCTGCCGCACCTGCGAAGGTTTCGGAAAAGTGCTGGGTATTGACGAAGATTTGGTAATTCCGGATAAAAGCCTGTCGGTTTACGAAGGAGCGATTGCGCCCTGGCGAAGTCATTCCATGAAAAAATGGGCTGATCCCCTATTAAAAAATGGCATTCGCTTCGACTTTCCCATTCACCGTCCTTATATCGATTTGACTGACGAGCAGAAGAAAGTGCTCTGGACGGGTAATAAATACTTTAAGGGGTTAGACAAATTTTTTCAGTACCTGCAATCCAAAACCCACAAGATACAGTATCGGGTGATGCTGTCGCGCTACCGAGGCCGAACCGTTTGTCCCGAATGCAAGGGCACTCGCTTGCGGGAGGATGCTTCCTACGTTAAAATTAGTGGCACCTCAATTAATGAATTGGTGCTCATGCCAATTAGGAAGCTCATTACTTTCTTTCAAGAAATTTCACTAGATAAGCACGAAGAGAAAATAGCTAACCGCATTACCAAAGAAATTCGTAGTCGCTTAGAGTATCTGGACAAAGTGGGGCTAGGGTATCTAACGCTGAATCGGTTAACGAGCACACTATCGGGTGGAGAATACCAGCGGATTAAACTGGCAACTTCGTTGGGTAGCGCATTGGTGGGTTCCATGTACATTCTGGATGAGCCTAGTATCGGATTACACCCCCGCGATACCAGCCGCTTGGTAGAAGTACTGAAAACACTGCGTAATCTGGGTAATACCGTTATTGTAGTGGAACACGAAGAAGAAGTAATGCGGGCCGCTGATCAGATTATTGACATTGGCCCTGATGCCGGACGGCACGGCGGCGAGTTAGTATTTCAGGGAAGCCTGACCGAATTGCAAAAAATGAACGGCAGTGCCAATACCCACACCGCCCGCTACCTGAGCGGAGTAGAAGCTATTCCGGTACCTAAAAAACGCCGAACCTTCAAGCATCAAATTGAGATAAAGGGAGCTCGGGAAAATAACCTGAAACACATCGATGTAGCAATTCCGTTGGGTGTATTAACAGTAGTAACCGGAGTAAGCGGCTCAGGAAAATCTACGCTGATTAAAAGCATTCTTTACCCAGCCCTGGGCAAAATATTTGGCACAGTAAACGAGACTACGGGAAAGTTTGATCGACTGGAGGGTGACCTTAAAAAAGTCACTCAGCTAGAGTTCGTCGATCAAAATCCTATTGGTAAATCTTCTCGCTCTAATCCGGTTACTTATGTAAAAGCCTACGATCAAATTCGGCAGCTCTACGCCGACCAACCACTGGCTAAGCAGCGAGGTTATAAACCAGCCTACTTTTCTTTCAATGTAGACGGCGGACGCTGCGAGAATTGTCAGGGCGAAGGAGAAGTGACGGTAGAAATGCAGTTTATGGCCGATATTCACCTGACCTGTGAGGTATGCAAGGGGAAGCGCTTCAAAAAAGAAATTCTGGAAGTTACCTACCAAGGAAAAGATATTGCTGAGGTGCTGGAGCTAACGGTAGATGAAAGCGTTAATTTCTTCGCCGGTCAGAATGGTCTAATCAACAAGTTGCAGCCGCTGCAAGATGTTGGGTTAGGTTATATCCGACTGGGTCAATCGTCTAACTCCCTCAGTGGTGGAGAAGCCCAGCGAGTTAAGTTAGCTTCGTTTCTAGGTAAAGGAAATAATTCTCGTAACGGCCAAAGTGAGCATCTACTGTTCATCTTCGATGAACCTACTACCGGACTACACTTTCACGATATTCGAAAACTGATGGATGCCATCAACGCCCTTATTGAGCAGGGTAATTCAGTAGTAATTATTGAGCACAACATGGAAGTGATTAAGTGCGCCGATTGGATTATTGACTTAGGGCCGGAGGGCGGCGAACAAGGTGGGAATGTAACCTTTGCCGGACGCCCCGAAGAAATGATTACACTAAAGGATAATCATACCGCTCGGTACTTGCAGGAGAAGTTTTAG
- a CDS encoding AAA family ATPase has translation MITRIEIAGYKSIKSLELNLQPINILLGGNGAGKSNFVSLFSLIRNIYNKNLQNYIQKKGGADSLLHFGKQHTSSIDIAIYFRSSSDHENKFMIRLETLQDRLLIRSTKTAFKWQGKWKEREYETNILESEFQDINTNQAFWVNDRLKGFDVYHFHDTSDTSPMKAMGDLHDNARLKRDGSNLAAFLYYLKEKEPKHFKRIELTIKSIAPFFDHFVLEPNRLNEQKIQLEWRENGFPETYFNAYHLSDGTLRFICLATLLMQPNPPATIIIDEPELGLHPVAVNKLAALVRKASKKAQIILSTQSINLIDNFEPEDIIVANRENHASVFKRLSSKDLQIWLEDYTLGDLWGQNKLGAQPYSV, from the coding sequence ATGATCACACGAATAGAAATTGCTGGCTATAAAAGTATTAAGTCGTTGGAGCTTAACCTTCAACCCATCAATATTCTGTTGGGTGGCAATGGTGCGGGAAAAAGCAATTTCGTCTCACTCTTTTCGCTGATACGCAATATTTATAATAAGAACCTTCAGAACTACATACAAAAGAAGGGCGGTGCCGATAGCTTACTCCATTTCGGAAAGCAGCATACCTCATCCATTGATATAGCCATATACTTTAGAAGTTCTAGCGATCACGAAAATAAATTCATGATTCGATTGGAGACCTTGCAAGATCGTCTATTGATTAGATCAACTAAAACAGCATTTAAATGGCAGGGAAAATGGAAAGAGCGTGAGTATGAGACTAATATACTAGAATCAGAATTTCAAGATATTAATACCAATCAAGCTTTTTGGGTAAATGATCGTTTAAAGGGGTTTGATGTATATCATTTTCATGATACTAGCGATACTTCACCGATGAAGGCGATGGGTGACCTTCACGACAATGCCCGGTTGAAAAGAGATGGTTCTAATTTAGCGGCATTTCTATATTATTTAAAAGAAAAAGAGCCTAAGCATTTCAAGCGTATAGAACTAACGATCAAATCTATTGCGCCGTTTTTTGATCATTTTGTTTTAGAGCCTAATCGCCTAAATGAGCAAAAAATACAATTAGAGTGGCGTGAGAACGGGTTCCCGGAGACGTATTTCAACGCCTATCATTTGTCAGACGGAACTTTGCGATTTATTTGCCTAGCTACCTTACTAATGCAACCCAACCCTCCGGCTACTATCATTATTGACGAACCAGAATTGGGTCTGCATCCGGTAGCTGTCAATAAACTGGCAGCATTAGTACGGAAAGCTTCGAAAAAAGCTCAGATCATTCTCTCTACGCAATCCATCAACCTGATAGATAATTTTGAGCCTGAAGACATTATAGTGGCTAATAGAGAAAATCACGCTTCTGTATTTAAAAGGCTAAGTAGTAAAGATTTACAAATTTGGTTAGAGGATTATACTCTCGGAGACTTATGGGGGCAAAATAAGTTAGGAGCCCAACCCTACAGCGTTTAA
- a CDS encoding DUF4276 family protein: protein MKRLVFIVEGDTEIKLVDRLLVPHLVGLGFQNSMYAQTIITNRKQHKKGGVTSYGLFRNEVGRTLAQGNVIVTTMIDFFRLPTDFPSFTTDSTKIDQIEQAVHGDLDNHPDFIPYIQRHELEALMFSDRSGFELVIDDDGKMQQIDDILKQYPNPEDINNNPETAPSKRLQQIFNYDKTGDGELIFEMIGIGNIMDKCPRFATWIARIVSKLKETTPK, encoded by the coding sequence ATGAAACGATTAGTATTTATTGTAGAAGGAGATACCGAAATTAAGCTGGTAGATAGGCTTCTTGTTCCCCACTTGGTAGGTCTAGGCTTCCAAAATTCAATGTACGCTCAAACCATTATCACCAACCGAAAACAGCATAAAAAGGGCGGGGTTACCAGTTATGGTCTGTTTAGAAATGAAGTCGGAAGGACATTAGCACAAGGGAATGTAATTGTAACTACGATGATAGATTTTTTTAGACTACCCACTGATTTTCCCAGCTTCACTACAGACTCTACCAAAATTGATCAAATTGAACAGGCAGTTCACGGCGACTTAGACAACCACCCCGACTTTATTCCGTATATCCAACGTCACGAATTGGAAGCTCTAATGTTTTCAGACCGATCCGGTTTTGAATTGGTGATCGATGATGATGGCAAAATGCAACAGATCGATGACATCTTAAAGCAGTATCCAAACCCAGAGGATATTAATAATAATCCTGAGACTGCTCCTTCCAAACGGCTCCAGCAGATATTCAACTACGACAAAACTGGCGATGGTGAGCTTATTTTTGAGATGATTGGTATTGGTAACATTATGGATAAATGCCCCCGGTTTGCAACCTGGATAGCTAGAATTGTATCGAAACTAAAAGAAACAACACCAAAATGA
- a CDS encoding PQQ-dependent sugar dehydrogenase → MSNNYPISLFSFIFTLFTTITFAQEGQSLYVQYCASCHGEDLKGGNGPSFLDGEWKHGSGRGQITRNIKFGIAQVGMPAYEKVLDNDQLSSIVDYVLEAEKSAMISNGNIPSQLQTLDYNVDVEVFADGLEIPWAVAFAGDDKVLVTERPGRLRVIDNGELQAPVQSTPEVLHEGQGGLLDVAVDPDYDQNGWVYLSFSHALEDDGAKLGAMTKIVRGKIENNQWTSEETVFESPHDLYSTTRHHYGNRIVFDPEGYLYFSIGDRGAQDQAQDITRPNGKVHRINRDGSIPEDNPFVNETDAISSIFTYGNRNPQGLAVHPETGTIWETEHGPMGGDEVNIIQKGNNYGWPVITYGRNYNGTSITDITRKEGMEQPIIYWKPSIAVCGIEFYQGDEFPKWKNKLLVGALAYEEVRLLNIVDDRIMHDEVIMKNVGRVRDVAPGPNGAVYVIMNEPDVVLKLTASEKQAAVDVGEED, encoded by the coding sequence ATGTCAAATAACTACCCAATTTCATTATTTAGCTTCATCTTTACCCTGTTTACTACGATTACGTTTGCTCAAGAGGGGCAGTCACTTTACGTGCAGTACTGTGCTTCTTGCCACGGCGAAGACCTGAAGGGTGGTAATGGCCCTAGCTTCTTAGACGGTGAGTGGAAACACGGCTCAGGTCGCGGACAGATTACCCGCAACATTAAATTCGGGATAGCCCAGGTAGGTATGCCGGCCTATGAGAAGGTGCTAGACAACGACCAGCTAAGTAGCATTGTGGATTACGTGCTAGAAGCCGAAAAAAGTGCAATGATCAGCAACGGTAATATTCCTTCTCAACTGCAAACGTTAGATTATAACGTAGATGTTGAAGTTTTTGCCGATGGGCTAGAAATTCCTTGGGCGGTAGCCTTTGCCGGAGATGATAAGGTGTTAGTTACTGAGCGACCTGGGCGGCTGCGTGTGATTGACAATGGCGAACTGCAAGCTCCAGTGCAAAGCACTCCCGAAGTACTACACGAGGGGCAAGGCGGTTTACTTGATGTTGCCGTTGACCCTGATTACGACCAGAATGGTTGGGTATATTTATCGTTCAGCCATGCTTTGGAAGACGATGGTGCAAAACTAGGAGCAATGACCAAAATTGTCCGGGGAAAAATTGAAAACAATCAGTGGACAAGCGAGGAAACAGTTTTTGAGTCTCCGCATGATTTATATAGCACCACCCGCCATCACTACGGCAACCGTATTGTATTTGATCCCGAAGGGTATCTATACTTCAGTATTGGCGACCGGGGTGCCCAAGATCAAGCCCAAGATATTACCCGACCCAATGGCAAAGTACACCGCATAAACCGTGATGGTAGCATTCCCGAAGATAATCCGTTTGTGAACGAGACCGATGCTATTTCGTCTATTTTTACCTACGGCAACCGCAACCCGCAAGGACTAGCCGTACACCCCGAAACCGGAACCATATGGGAAACCGAGCACGGTCCAATGGGGGGAGACGAGGTGAACATCATTCAAAAGGGGAATAACTACGGATGGCCGGTAATCACCTACGGACGCAACTACAATGGCACTTCTATCACCGATATTACCCGCAAGGAAGGTATGGAGCAACCCATTATCTATTGGAAACCCTCCATTGCCGTCTGCGGCATTGAGTTCTATCAGGGCGATGAATTCCCCAAGTGGAAGAATAAACTGCTAGTAGGGGCACTCGCCTACGAAGAAGTTCGCTTGCTCAACATTGTGGATGATCGCATTATGCACGACGAAGTAATTATGAAAAACGTAGGCCGCGTACGCGATGTAGCCCCCGGCCCCAATGGTGCCGTTTACGTCATTATGAACGAACCTGACGTAGTGCTCAAACTTACTGCCAGCGAAAAACAAGCCGCCGTGGATGTAGGGGAAGAAGATTGA